The segment TGATGGCGGTCATCCCCGGCCGCATCCGCTCGCCGGCCGATTCGGCCGGAGGTGAGTCCGGCGGCCGCCTGCACCGACGGTGAAGCCGCCCGCGACGTGCGCCTCCGCGCAAGCTTGCCATAACCCGAGCAGGAGGCTTGTCATAGCCCCCTTTTTCACGGAGAAACGCTGACCTTTTCCCTCGCGCCATCCTCCCGGCCTGTCTGCATTTTCCTACAAATAGATTCCCGTCATGCCCATTGCTTCTGTTTTTCGCCCCGTGCTGCTCGTCCTGGCCCTCTGCGGGGCAGCTTTGTTTCCACCGGCGGTGCTGGGCCAAGTCATGGGCTCGACAGCGGCGGACGGGTTCAACCCCAACGTCGACGGCACCGTCTACGCCGTCGTGATCCAGCCCGACGGCAAGGTGCTGGTCGCGGGTAACTTCACGGCGATTCAGCCAACGGGATCGTCCCGGCCGATCCCGCACGCCAATATCGTGCGACTGCTGCCCGACGGGCGCGAGGACGGCACGTTCAACGTCAACGTCAACGGCCAGGTCAGCGCGCTGATCCTGCAGCCGAATGGCCAGATTGTGATCGGCGGCAAGTTCACCTCCGTCGCGGGCGTGACGCGCCGCCGGGTCGCGCGCCTCAACGCCGACGGTTCGCTCGATGCGACGTTCGATCCCAACATCGAACCCCGCACCGCGGACGAGGGCGGTTCACTTACGCCGGAAGTGACGAGCCTGCTGCTCCAGTCGGACGGCAAGCTCGTCGTTGGCGGCGGGTTCAAGGCGGTGCAGCCGAACGGCGCGGCGACGTTCACGCTCCGCAACCGGCTCGCGCGATTCAACAGCGACGGCACGCTCGATGCGGGCTTCGATCCCAACGCGAACAACATGGTGCTGTCGCTCGCGCTGGAGCCCGACGGCCAGATTCTCGTGGGCGGCGGCTTCACCACGCTGCAGCCCAACGGCGCGGCCGCGACCACCGCGCGCAAGCGCATCGCGCGGCTCAACGTCGATGGTACCGTCGATCCGACATTCGATCCGCAGGCGAACAACGCCGTATCGGCGATCCAAGTGCTGCCCGGCGGAAACATCCTGATCGGCGGCACGTTCACGGGCCTGACCCCGAACGGCGTCACGCTCGACGCGTCCGCCGGCGCGATGACCCGGTTGGCGCGGTTGAACGCTGACGGCACGCTGGTCACGAGCTTCTCTGGTTTTGCCGACGGGCCGGTCTCGGTCATCACGCTGCAGCCGGACGGCGCGATCCTGGTGGGCGGGTCCTTCACGGCCGTGGGCAACGGCTCGTCCAGTTATGTCGGCCGGCTGCTGCCGAATGGCGTACTCGATACGACCTTCCTGCCGGGGCCAAACTACGCCGTCTACGCGATCGCCGTGCAATCGAACGGCTCGGTGCTGCTCGGCGGCGCCTTCCTGACGCTGCGCGGACAGGGGCGGACGTCGGTCGTCCGCAATCACCTCGCGCGGGTTTCGTTCCGCGGCGCGCTCGACACGGATTTCCGGCCCGACGTGAACGGCCGCGTACGTTCGCTGATCAAGCTGAGCAACGGCCAGTGGCTCGTGGGCGGCACGTTCACCAGCATCGCCGGCCAGACGCGCAACGGCGTGGTGCTGCTGAACGCCGACGGCAGCATCGATCCGCGGTTCAAGGCCGACATCAACGGCCCGGTGATCTCCGCCGTGCAGGTTAGCGCCACGCAGATCATCGTGGGCGGCTCCTTCACGCGGATCAACACGGTGGCGCGCCCGTATCTCGCGAAACTGAATCTCGCCGACGGATCGGTGGACGAGGCGTACAGTCCCGCGCCGAACAACCAGGTGAACGCGATGGTGCTGCAGGGCGACGGCAAGCTGGTGATCGGCGGCGCGTTCACGACGCTCAGTCCGTTCAGCACGACCGAGCCGGTGTCGCGCAACTGCCTCGCGCGGCTCAACGCCGACGGCTCGGTCGATCTCGCCTTCAAAGCGCAGGCCAACGACGCGATCGTCGCGATGGCTGCCGCGTCCGACGGCCAGATCCTCATCGGCGGACCGTTCTCGACGGTGGTGGGCAGCGCGGACACGCGCGCGACCACCCGCTACGGACTCGCGCGGCTCAACGCCGACGGCGCGCTCGACACCGGCTTCAACCCGAACGTCAACGGCACGGTGGCCGCGATCGTCGTGCAGTCGGACAACAAGATCGTGTTCGGCGGTGCGTTCGCGGTGCTCGCGCCCAACAGCGATACCACCGCCACGACCCGCAACAATCTCGCGCGGGTCGAAGCCGACGGCAGTGTGGACAAAACCTACGACCCGAATCTCAACGGCCAGGTCAGCACGCTCGCGCTGCAGGCCGACGGCAAGGTGGTCGCGGGCGGCCGGTTCTCGGCGCTGAAGCCGAACGGCATCGCCGACGGCTACGAGCGCAACTACGTCGCGCGGATCAACACCGACGGTACGCTCGACCAGGATTTCAATCTCTACCTCGACACGACGATCGGCAACGAGGTGATGGGCCTCGCGATCGCGGCCGACAACAAGATCGTCGTCGCCGGGACGTTCGCGCAGGCTGGCGTCAACGCGGTGCCGCGCTCGCGCGTGCTGCGCGCGGAGGCGAACGGCGCGATCGACACGAGCTTCAGCGCCGACCTCAGCACGATCGGCGGCGCGGACATCCGCGCGATCACGCAGCAGTTCGGCGGCGCGGTGATCGTCGCCGGCAACTTCGCCGGGTTCGGCGGCACGAGCGGCGCGAACCTCGCGCGCTTCTATGCCGACAGCACGCCGGACACGAGTTTTGTGCCGAGCTTCAACGGCCCGGTTTACGCCATGGCCGAGTCGCCGGCCAAGGGGCTGCCGGTCGCGACGCAACGCAGCGGCTTCGCCTGGTTCGAGACGAACGGCGCGCTGCGCAGCGGCTTCCATTTCAGCTCCGAGGTGACCTCCATCAGTTCGATTCGGGCGGTGACGGTCGACTCGAATGGCAAGATACTCATCGCGGCGACCTTCGACCTCGGCGGCAATTCCCGCTCGCTCGTTCGTTTCAATCCCGACGGCACGATCGACTCGACCTTCACGCCGGTAACCACCACCGGCACGGCGTCGAGCGGCACGAGCACCGGCACGATTTATGTGATCCGGCCTTTGGCGGACGGGAAAATTCTGATCGGCGGCTCGTTCAGCGCCATCAACACAACTTCACGCAACTTCCTCGCGCGGCTCAACGCCGACGGCCAGCTCGACACCTCCTTCGTCGTCTCGCCGGACAACGAGGTCTATTCCCTCCTGATGCAGTCGGACGGGAAGCTCGTCGTTGGCGGCAACTTCTCCTCGATCACGGCGAGCGGCGCCTCGACGGCCGCCGGGCGCAACGGCATCGCGCGGCTCAACGTGGATGGCACGCTCGACACCGGCTTCTATCCAAACCCGAACGGCCAGGTGCAGGTGATCCTCCCGGTGGCGGACGGCAAGCTGCTGATCGCGGGCGGCTTCTCCGGACTGTATCCGAACGGCACGACCACGGTCGTGGATCGCAGCTTCGTGGCGCGGCTCAACTCCGACGGCTCCGTTGACACCACCCTCGACCTCGACGCGAACAGCTTCGTCAGCGCCGGCGTGCTTCAGCCCGATGGCAAGATCGTCCTCGGCGGGTATTTCACCACCATGGGTGGCACGACGCGCAACTATGTCGCGCGGCTCAAGGCGGACCAGACGCTGGACGACACCTTCAATCCCAACCCGAATGGCATCGTCAGCACGGTTGCGCTCCAACCGGCGGACAACAAGATCGTCCTCGGCGGCACCTTCACCGCGCTCCAGCCCGGCGGCACGACCTACAACGCCTCGCTCGCGACGCCGCGCAACCGGCTCGCGCGGCTCAACAGCGACGGCACGGTGGACCCGCTGTTCAATCCGAACGTCGACGGGCAGGTCACCGCGCTTGCGGTTTACACCGATGGCTCGCTCATCGCGACCGGTGCGCTCACGAACGTGCAGCCCTCGGGCTCGCTGATGGTCGGCGGCGCGTTCACCCAGATCAACGGCACGCCGGCGAACAACTTCGCCAACATGAGCAGCGATGGCTCGATCAGCACGGCGTTCCTGCCGAATCCAAACGGCGCGGTCAACGCCCTGCTCACGATCGCGGACGGTCGCACGGTCGTCGCTGGCGCGTTCACCCAGATCGCCGGCGCGACGCGCAACCGGGTCGCGCGCTTCAACACTGACGACTCGCTCGACGCGAACTTCAATCCGAACGTCAACGGCGAGGTGCTCGCGCTCGCGCTCGAGCCCGACGGCGACCTGCTCATCGGCGGCGATTTCACGCAAGTCGGCGGAGTTGCGCGCAACAAGCTCGCGCGCGTCAAGGCCGACGGCAGCCTCGATGCTTCGTTTGCCCCGACAGTGCCCGGCGCGGTCAGCGGTCTCGCGGTCGACGCGAGCGGCCGCATCGTGGTCCTCGCGGCTGGCAGCGGCGTGCGCAGCGTACTTTTGCGGCTCACCGCGGATGGCGCCGCAGATCCGAGCTTCACGACCGTCAGCAGCGCGACCGCCATCAACTCGTTCGCTTTGCAGACCGACGGCCGGATCGTGGTCGGCGGCGCCTTCACCAGCATCGCCGGTGAGACGCGCAACTACGTCGCCCGCTTGAACGCGAACGGCACGATCGATCCCACGCTGACCTCGAACCCGAACGGGGAGGTGACCGCCGTGCTGCTCCAGCGCGACGGCAAGGTGGTGATCGGTGGACGGTTCAACCAAGTCGACGGCTTGGCGCGCGCCGGTCTCGCGCGCATCGCCACGACTTCGTCGAACACGGGCGCCGTGGCCTTCACGACGAATGCCGCGCGCAACGCCGTTACCTGGGTGCGCTCGGGCGTGGCGCCGGAAATTTCCAGCGCGTATCTCGAAACGTCGGCGGACCTCGCCACTTGGACGACGCTCGGCCAGGCCACCCGCGTGCCGAACTCGACCAACTGGCAGGTGACCGGCGTCACGCTGCCGACTGATCCAACCACTCCGGTTTACGTTCGCGCCAGCGCGATCGTCGGTTCCAACCCGCAAAGCTCGACGGGCTTGATCGAGGCGCAGGGGCGCCTGAGCGCGGCCCTGCCGAGCATCACCAGCGCGGGCGTGGTCGCGGCAGCGGCGGGATCGAATTTCCTCTACGCGGTCACGGCGACGGAAAGTCCGACCACCTATGTGGCCAGCGGACTGCCACCGGGGCTTGCCATCAATTCCGCCACCGGCCTGATCACGGGCACGCCGACGCAAACCGGCACTTACAATGTCGTGGTGGGTGCGACCAACGCCGCGGGCACCGGCACCGCCACGATCACGGTGGTCGTAGCCGACGGTACGACCCAAACGAGCCGCGTGACCAATCTCTCCGTCAACACGCGAATCGTCGCGTCGAATACAGTGGTCATCACCGGCTTCGTGATTTCCG is part of the Opitutus terrae PB90-1 genome and harbors:
- a CDS encoding putative Ig domain-containing protein; the encoded protein is MPIASVFRPVLLVLALCGAALFPPAVLGQVMGSTAADGFNPNVDGTVYAVVIQPDGKVLVAGNFTAIQPTGSSRPIPHANIVRLLPDGREDGTFNVNVNGQVSALILQPNGQIVIGGKFTSVAGVTRRRVARLNADGSLDATFDPNIEPRTADEGGSLTPEVTSLLLQSDGKLVVGGGFKAVQPNGAATFTLRNRLARFNSDGTLDAGFDPNANNMVLSLALEPDGQILVGGGFTTLQPNGAAATTARKRIARLNVDGTVDPTFDPQANNAVSAIQVLPGGNILIGGTFTGLTPNGVTLDASAGAMTRLARLNADGTLVTSFSGFADGPVSVITLQPDGAILVGGSFTAVGNGSSSYVGRLLPNGVLDTTFLPGPNYAVYAIAVQSNGSVLLGGAFLTLRGQGRTSVVRNHLARVSFRGALDTDFRPDVNGRVRSLIKLSNGQWLVGGTFTSIAGQTRNGVVLLNADGSIDPRFKADINGPVISAVQVSATQIIVGGSFTRINTVARPYLAKLNLADGSVDEAYSPAPNNQVNAMVLQGDGKLVIGGAFTTLSPFSTTEPVSRNCLARLNADGSVDLAFKAQANDAIVAMAAASDGQILIGGPFSTVVGSADTRATTRYGLARLNADGALDTGFNPNVNGTVAAIVVQSDNKIVFGGAFAVLAPNSDTTATTRNNLARVEADGSVDKTYDPNLNGQVSTLALQADGKVVAGGRFSALKPNGIADGYERNYVARINTDGTLDQDFNLYLDTTIGNEVMGLAIAADNKIVVAGTFAQAGVNAVPRSRVLRAEANGAIDTSFSADLSTIGGADIRAITQQFGGAVIVAGNFAGFGGTSGANLARFYADSTPDTSFVPSFNGPVYAMAESPAKGLPVATQRSGFAWFETNGALRSGFHFSSEVTSISSIRAVTVDSNGKILIAATFDLGGNSRSLVRFNPDGTIDSTFTPVTTTGTASSGTSTGTIYVIRPLADGKILIGGSFSAINTTSRNFLARLNADGQLDTSFVVSPDNEVYSLLMQSDGKLVVGGNFSSITASGASTAAGRNGIARLNVDGTLDTGFYPNPNGQVQVILPVADGKLLIAGGFSGLYPNGTTTVVDRSFVARLNSDGSVDTTLDLDANSFVSAGVLQPDGKIVLGGYFTTMGGTTRNYVARLKADQTLDDTFNPNPNGIVSTVALQPADNKIVLGGTFTALQPGGTTYNASLATPRNRLARLNSDGTVDPLFNPNVDGQVTALAVYTDGSLIATGALTNVQPSGSLMVGGAFTQINGTPANNFANMSSDGSISTAFLPNPNGAVNALLTIADGRTVVAGAFTQIAGATRNRVARFNTDDSLDANFNPNVNGEVLALALEPDGDLLIGGDFTQVGGVARNKLARVKADGSLDASFAPTVPGAVSGLAVDASGRIVVLAAGSGVRSVLLRLTADGAADPSFTTVSSATAINSFALQTDGRIVVGGAFTSIAGETRNYVARLNANGTIDPTLTSNPNGEVTAVLLQRDGKVVIGGRFNQVDGLARAGLARIATTSSNTGAVAFTTNAARNAVTWVRSGVAPEISSAYLETSADLATWTTLGQATRVPNSTNWQVTGVTLPTDPTTPVYVRASAIVGSNPQSSTGLIEAQGRLSAALPSITSAGVVAAAAGSNFLYAVTATESPTTYVASGLPPGLAINSATGLITGTPTQTGTYNVVVGATNAAGTGTATITVVVADGTTQTSRVTNLSVNTRIVASNTVVITGFVISGTGAQTVVLRAVGPGLTSLGVNGVLATPQLQLFNSNGQTLLTNGRWGGASQLTTEFARLGAYPLNADSEDAAVIVTLTPGVYTMHVGGENGATGTVLAEVYDASATPPPANQPKLVNISARGVALAGQPITGGFVIAGQTSRQVLIRGVGPGLTAQQVPDVLANPKLTLYRIQSGNATVIARNDDWQTPETAVQDYPGSTGAAISAAATTTGAFALNSGSKDAAILVTLPPGVYTAEVNGADGGIGAAIVEVYELP